Proteins encoded within one genomic window of Mya arenaria isolate MELC-2E11 chromosome 13, ASM2691426v1:
- the LOC128213283 gene encoding phospholipid phosphatase 1-like: protein MDNCFANGRQLCRWRITLAVIIDVILYMIVGIPVLFLFLRGTPVERGFLCDDPTLSLPYRPETVSTSVLIIAGLSVSIGVVLLVELLNAAERKCHRPFQAADELGFCVRGYGVFLVGFQLQQLIVEFVKNQLGSLRPNFLDVCQPQFNRSLCPGYINEYTCTENEYGADELRDSRQSFPSGHASFSMYIAVYFSFYIQRRLHVSFSRIVKLLLQFGLIFLSLICGLGRIHENKHHPADVIVGYAVGLSTAILVFELVGDKLLTPFKHSGLLPLHSTNDLQNCCSCGVTTTTIDEPETPAPLIPNEYLSCISNGNGNVNIHTCIRKLNDKPNVKGHMSTPIAQSQQAVDD, encoded by the exons ATGGATAACTGTTTTGCAAACGGACGACAATTATGTCGGTGGCGGATTACCCTTGCAGTAATAATTGATGTTATCCTGTACATGATAG TGGGAATACCGGTATTGTTTCTCTTCCTCCGAGGGACGCCGGTCGAGCGCGGCTTTCTATGTGACGACCCGACCCTCTCTCTCCCCTACCGGCCCGAAACCGTCTCCACTTCCGTTCTCATCATCGCCGGCTTAAGCGTATCGATTGGCGTG GTGTTGCTGGTGGAGCTGCTAAACGCGGCTGAACGGAAGTGTCACCGTCCTTTCCAGGCTGCTGATGAACTAGGCTTCTGTGTGCGTGGCTATGGCGTCTTTCTCGTGGGCTTCCAGCTGCAACAGCTTATTGTGGAATTTGTAAAAAACCAGCTGGGTTCACTCCGGCCTAACTTCTTAGACGTTTGCCAGCCCCAGTTTAATCGGTCACTTTGTCCGGG GTACATCAACGAGTACACGTGTACCGAAAATGAGTACGGAGCAGACGAGCTTAGGGACAGTCGACAGTCTTTCCCTTCTGGCCACGCATCCTTTTCTATGTATATTGCAGTGTATTTTAGT TTTTACATCCAACGGCGGCTACATGTGTCGTTCTCTCGGATTGTGAAACTGCTTCTTCAATTCGGACTGATCTTCCTCTCGTTGATCTGTGGCCTCGGTCGTATCCATGAAAACAAGCACCACCCTGCTGACGTCATCGTTGGATATGCTGTCGGTCTATCAACAGCAATTCTAGTG TTTGAACTTGTGGGTGACAAGCTTCTGACACCATTTAAACATTCTGGCCTTCTTCCTCTCCATTCAACGAATGATTTACAAAACTGCTGCTCATGCGGAGTGACCACTACTACAATCGATGAACCTGAGACACCTGCGCCGTTGATACCGAATGAATACTTAAGTTGCATATCAAATGGTAATGGAAACGTCAATATACACACGTGCATTCGGAAATTGAATGACAAACCAAATGTAAAGGGCCATATGTCAACACCTATCGCACAAAGTCAGCAGGCGGTAGACGATTGA